Proteins encoded together in one Vigna angularis cultivar LongXiaoDou No.4 chromosome 5, ASM1680809v1, whole genome shotgun sequence window:
- the LOC108338937 gene encoding DNA repair protein XRCC2 homolog isoform X3 — protein MKEKEREEIEKWIEGDESGAEMLSRVSSVRPFVFPPPLHRVPLRVGNVLELVGPSPSAKTQILINAAITSVLPKPYGGLDHLVLFLDLDCRFDITRFSQLLIHRITQHGTDSYDQALYHLCMARFLYVRCYDSFEFLHTLRTLHCRLEKEKEVQGVGVHVLMIDSIGAFHWMDRASMFLSQRETSKKKLFLQTVSEAVVQNIKKLLQVHPMLIMATKSVIFGNRYSTASNEVKGPLLHTEYLSTLQMSILVQPIIKTPQPTCWNGYCQN, from the exons atgaaagagaaagagagagaggaaaTTGAAAAGTGGATCGAGGGAGATGAGAGTGGAGCGGAGATGCTGAGCAGAGTGAGCAGCGTGCGGCCATTCGTGTTTCCTCCGCCGCTGCATAGGGTTCCTCTCCGCGTCGGCAACGTCCTGGAGCTTGTGGGACCCTCGCCCTCCGCCAAAACCCAAATTCTCATTAACGCCGCTATCACTTCCGTTCTCCCCAAACCCTACGGAGGCCTCGACCACTTGGTCCTCTTTCTCGACCTCGATTGCCGCTTCGACATCACGCGCTTCTCCCAATTGCTCATTCATCGCATCACGCAACACGGAACAGATTCTTATGATCAGGCCTTGTACCATCTCTGCATGGCCCGTTTTTTGTATGTCCGTTGTTACGATAGCTTTGAGTTTCTTCACACTCTCAGG ACATTGCATTGTCGCTTAGAGAAGGAGAAAGAAGTTCAAGGAGTTGGTGTTCACGTGCTCATGATTGATAG CATCGGAGCTTTTCATTGGATGGATCGTGCATCAATGTTCTTGTCTCAAAGAGAAACCAGCAA AAAAAAACTTTTCCTTCAGACTGTGTCAGAAGCTGTAGTAcagaatattaaaaaacttcTTCAGGTGCACCCTATGCTTATTATGGCCACAAAGTCAGTGATTTTTGGGAATAGATATTCTACAGCTTCAAATGAGGTCAAAGG TCCTTTGTTACACACAGAATACTTGTCCACTCTTCAG ATGAGCATCCTGGTACAACCAATCATCAAAACTCCTCAGCCTACTTGTTGGAATGGTTATTGCCAAAATTGA
- the LOC108338937 gene encoding DNA repair protein XRCC2 homolog isoform X4: MKEKEREEIEKWIEGDESGAEMLSRVSSVRPFVFPPPLHRVPLRVGNVLELVGPSPSAKTQILINAAITSVLPKPYGGLDHLVLFLDLDCRFDITRFSQLLIHRITQHGTDSYDQALYHLCMARFLYVRCYDSFEFLHTLRTLHCRLEKEKEVQGVGVHVLMIDSIGAFHWMDRASMFLSQRETSKNMEERCSKNMTRNHQNFQYREYMPSVWQSFVTHRILVHSSDEHPGTTNHQNSSAYLLEWLLPKLSFPDRIVVKDAGVFVQS; the protein is encoded by the exons atgaaagagaaagagagagaggaaaTTGAAAAGTGGATCGAGGGAGATGAGAGTGGAGCGGAGATGCTGAGCAGAGTGAGCAGCGTGCGGCCATTCGTGTTTCCTCCGCCGCTGCATAGGGTTCCTCTCCGCGTCGGCAACGTCCTGGAGCTTGTGGGACCCTCGCCCTCCGCCAAAACCCAAATTCTCATTAACGCCGCTATCACTTCCGTTCTCCCCAAACCCTACGGAGGCCTCGACCACTTGGTCCTCTTTCTCGACCTCGATTGCCGCTTCGACATCACGCGCTTCTCCCAATTGCTCATTCATCGCATCACGCAACACGGAACAGATTCTTATGATCAGGCCTTGTACCATCTCTGCATGGCCCGTTTTTTGTATGTCCGTTGTTACGATAGCTTTGAGTTTCTTCACACTCTCAGG ACATTGCATTGTCGCTTAGAGAAGGAGAAAGAAGTTCAAGGAGTTGGTGTTCACGTGCTCATGATTGATAG CATCGGAGCTTTTCATTGGATGGATCGTGCATCAATGTTCTTGTCTCAAAGAGAAACCAGCAA GAACATGGAAGAAAGATGTTCAAAAAATATGACAAGAAACCATCAAAATTTTCAGTATCGTGAATACATGCCATCTGTCTGGCAG TCCTTTGTTACACACAGAATACTTGTCCACTCTTCAG ATGAGCATCCTGGTACAACCAATCATCAAAACTCCTCAGCCTACTTGTTGGAATGGTTATTGCCAAAATTGAGTTTTCCAGACAGGATTGTAGTGAAAGAT GCTGGTGTCTTTGTCCAATCATAA
- the LOC108338937 gene encoding DNA repair protein XRCC2 homolog isoform X5 → MKEKEREEIEKWIEGDESGAEMLSRVSSVRPFVFPPPLHRVPLRVGNVLELVGPSPSAKTQILINAAITSVLPKPYGGLDHLVLFLDLDCRFDITRFSQLLIHRITQHGTDSYDQALYHLCMARFLYVRCYDSFEFLHTLRTLHCRLEKEKEVQGVGVHVLMIDSIGAFHWMDRASMFLSQRETSKKKLFLQTVSEAVVQNIKKLLQVHPMLIMATKSVIFGNRYSTASNEVKGNMEERCSKNMTRNHQNFQYREYMPSVWQS, encoded by the exons atgaaagagaaagagagagaggaaaTTGAAAAGTGGATCGAGGGAGATGAGAGTGGAGCGGAGATGCTGAGCAGAGTGAGCAGCGTGCGGCCATTCGTGTTTCCTCCGCCGCTGCATAGGGTTCCTCTCCGCGTCGGCAACGTCCTGGAGCTTGTGGGACCCTCGCCCTCCGCCAAAACCCAAATTCTCATTAACGCCGCTATCACTTCCGTTCTCCCCAAACCCTACGGAGGCCTCGACCACTTGGTCCTCTTTCTCGACCTCGATTGCCGCTTCGACATCACGCGCTTCTCCCAATTGCTCATTCATCGCATCACGCAACACGGAACAGATTCTTATGATCAGGCCTTGTACCATCTCTGCATGGCCCGTTTTTTGTATGTCCGTTGTTACGATAGCTTTGAGTTTCTTCACACTCTCAGG ACATTGCATTGTCGCTTAGAGAAGGAGAAAGAAGTTCAAGGAGTTGGTGTTCACGTGCTCATGATTGATAG CATCGGAGCTTTTCATTGGATGGATCGTGCATCAATGTTCTTGTCTCAAAGAGAAACCAGCAA AAAAAAACTTTTCCTTCAGACTGTGTCAGAAGCTGTAGTAcagaatattaaaaaacttcTTCAGGTGCACCCTATGCTTATTATGGCCACAAAGTCAGTGATTTTTGGGAATAGATATTCTACAGCTTCAAATGAGGTCAAAGG GAACATGGAAGAAAGATGTTCAAAAAATATGACAAGAAACCATCAAAATTTTCAGTATCGTGAATACATGCCATCTGTCTGGCAG tCTTAA
- the LOC108338937 gene encoding DNA repair protein XRCC2 homolog isoform X1, whose amino-acid sequence MKEKEREEIEKWIEGDESGAEMLSRVSSVRPFVFPPPLHRVPLRVGNVLELVGPSPSAKTQILINAAITSVLPKPYGGLDHLVLFLDLDCRFDITRFSQLLIHRITQHGTDSYDQALYHLCMARFLYVRCYDSFEFLHTLRTLHCRLEKEKEVQGVGVHVLMIDSIGAFHWMDRASMFLSQRETSKKKLFLQTVSEAVVQNIKKLLQVHPMLIMATKSVIFGNRYSTASNEVKGNMEERCSKNMTRNHQNFQYREYMPSVWQSFVTHRILVHSSDEHPGTTNHQNSSAYLLEWLLPKLSFPDRIVVKDAGVFVQS is encoded by the exons atgaaagagaaagagagagaggaaaTTGAAAAGTGGATCGAGGGAGATGAGAGTGGAGCGGAGATGCTGAGCAGAGTGAGCAGCGTGCGGCCATTCGTGTTTCCTCCGCCGCTGCATAGGGTTCCTCTCCGCGTCGGCAACGTCCTGGAGCTTGTGGGACCCTCGCCCTCCGCCAAAACCCAAATTCTCATTAACGCCGCTATCACTTCCGTTCTCCCCAAACCCTACGGAGGCCTCGACCACTTGGTCCTCTTTCTCGACCTCGATTGCCGCTTCGACATCACGCGCTTCTCCCAATTGCTCATTCATCGCATCACGCAACACGGAACAGATTCTTATGATCAGGCCTTGTACCATCTCTGCATGGCCCGTTTTTTGTATGTCCGTTGTTACGATAGCTTTGAGTTTCTTCACACTCTCAGG ACATTGCATTGTCGCTTAGAGAAGGAGAAAGAAGTTCAAGGAGTTGGTGTTCACGTGCTCATGATTGATAG CATCGGAGCTTTTCATTGGATGGATCGTGCATCAATGTTCTTGTCTCAAAGAGAAACCAGCAA AAAAAAACTTTTCCTTCAGACTGTGTCAGAAGCTGTAGTAcagaatattaaaaaacttcTTCAGGTGCACCCTATGCTTATTATGGCCACAAAGTCAGTGATTTTTGGGAATAGATATTCTACAGCTTCAAATGAGGTCAAAGG GAACATGGAAGAAAGATGTTCAAAAAATATGACAAGAAACCATCAAAATTTTCAGTATCGTGAATACATGCCATCTGTCTGGCAG TCCTTTGTTACACACAGAATACTTGTCCACTCTTCAG ATGAGCATCCTGGTACAACCAATCATCAAAACTCCTCAGCCTACTTGTTGGAATGGTTATTGCCAAAATTGAGTTTTCCAGACAGGATTGTAGTGAAAGAT GCTGGTGTCTTTGTCCAATCATAA
- the LOC108340684 gene encoding BTB/POZ domain-containing protein At1g50280, protein MPKPCDLQINIDGQQIFLLKEKVISKYCGGLKKILNHRKRRGHVKQELGIRINDFPGGPEGFELVSMFCYNNGKIQITEANVCLLHCCAVYLGMTEEVLSNNLLQQTEAFLQGIFNWKWSETLVILKSCERFYAYADGYGLLEKIISVLAKFVQNSDSNLLMSSPSASSSSSSPETNSAKRFSFSSKKTTPEKIKSTLSRKAWWFDDLATLPPNIIEKLVQAIGAYKADNKDLVLTRFLLHYLKLATQTRVVNSSNNSAYAALAETATYGVISVGKEIFSCRGLFWVLRIVSKLGLGRDVRTELEKLIGGMIEQATLDDLLVSGHDMGVYYDINLVIRLVKVFVDMNGSDDGMCLQKLKRVGRLIDKYLREISPDQNLKISKFLGVAECLPDSARDCYDGVYKAIDIYLQSHPIITFEERSRLCRCLNYTKLTFEASKDLAKNPRIPPRVAMQALISQQSKVPTIDYVTESPRVKPSQLVLYNEKTRNSFTKEKKEMELNIDKMQWGVIELAKLHKEMNGHVSKLILLDPPRSSSSPRFC, encoded by the exons ATGCCGAAGCCTTGTGACTTGCAAATCAACATCGATGGTCAGCAGATATTTCTATTGAAAGAG AAGGTTATTTCAAAATACTGTGGAGGGTTGAAGAAAATCTTGAATCACAGAAAGAGAAGAGGTCATGTGAAGCAGGAGTTGGGGATTAGGATCAATGATTTTCCTGGAGGACCAGAAGGGTTTGAGCTAGTTTCAATGTTCTGTTACAATAATGGAAAAATACAAATCACTGAAGCTAATGTGTGTCTCCTACACTGTTGTGCTGTTTATCTTGGAATGACTGAGGAGGTACTCAGCAACAATCTGTTGCAGCAAACAGAAGCTTTTCTCCAGGGAATCTTCAACTGGAAATGGAGTGAAACACTTGTGATTCTCAAGAGTTGCGAGCGGTTTTATGCATATGCAGATGGTTATGGTCTTTTGGAGAAGATCATCAGTGTCTTAGCCAAGTTTGTGCAGAATTCAGATTCAAACCTCCTCATGTCCTCACCTtcagcatcatcatcatcttcttcaccagAAACCAATTCTGCTAAAAGATTCTCTTTTTCATCCAAGAAAACTACCCcagaaaaaataaagtcaaCTTTGTCACGCAAGGCATGGTGGTTTGATGATTTGGCAACTTTACCACCAAATATCATCGAGAAACTTGTCCAGGCTATAGGAGCATACAAAGCTGATAACAAAGATTTAGTCCTCACAAGATTTCTGCTGCATTATCTGAAACTAGCTACTCAAACCAGAGTAGTTAATAGCAGCAACAACAGTGCATATGCTGCTCTTGCAGAAACTGCAACTTATGGAGTCATATCAGTTGGAAAAGAGATATTTTCTTGCAGAGGCCTTTTTTGGGTTTTAAGGATTGTATCAAAGCTTGGGTTGGGTAGAGATGTTAGAACAGAATTGGAGAAACTGATTGGTGGGATGATTGAGCAAGCTACACTGGATGATCTTCTGGTTTCTGGGCATGACATGGGAgtttattatgatattaatttGGTGATAAGATTGGTTAAGGTATTTGTTGATATGAATGGCTCTGATGATGGAATGTGTTTACAGAAACTGAAAAGGGTTGGTCGATTAATTGACAAGTATTTGAGAGAGATATCCCCTGATCAGAACCTCAAGATCTCTAAGTTTCTTGGAGTAGCAGAATGCTTGCCAGACTCAGCAAGGGATTGTTATGATGGAGTCTATAAAGCCATTGACATCTATCTTCAG TCTCATCCAATTATCACATTTGAGGAAAGATCGAGACTGTGTAGATGTCTTAATTACACCAAGCTCACCTTTGAAGCAAGTAAAGATCTGGCCAAGAACCCCAGAATACCTCCCAGGGTTGCAATGCAGGCTCTTATTTCTCAACAATCAAAAGTTCCAACAATTGACTATGTAACTGAGAGTCCAAGAGTGAAACCTTCCCAATTAGTTTTGTACAATGAAAAAACCAGAAACAGCTTCAccaaagagaagaaagaaatggaacTCAACATAGACAAGATGCAATGGGGAGTAATAGAACTGGCGAAATTACATAAGGAAATGAACGGTCACGTATCGAAGTTGATCTTGCTTGATCCTCCTCGTTCTTCATCCTCACCAAGATTTTGTTGA
- the LOC108338937 gene encoding DNA repair protein XRCC2 homolog isoform X2: protein MKEKEREEIEKWIEGDESGAEMLSRVSSVRPFVFPPPLHRVPLRVGNVLELVGPSPSAKTQILINAAITSVLPKPYGGLDHLVLFLDLDCRFDITRFSQLLIHRITQHGTDSYDQALYHLCMARFLYVRCYDSFEFLHTLRTLHCRLEKEKEVQGVGVHVLMIDSIGAFHWMDRASMFLSQRETSKKKLFLQTVSEAVVQNIKKLLQVHPMLIMATKSVIFGNRYSTASNEVKGLKISNLILLLQLSQSFVTHRILVHSSDEHPGTTNHQNSSAYLLEWLLPKLSFPDRIVVKDAGVFVQS from the exons atgaaagagaaagagagagaggaaaTTGAAAAGTGGATCGAGGGAGATGAGAGTGGAGCGGAGATGCTGAGCAGAGTGAGCAGCGTGCGGCCATTCGTGTTTCCTCCGCCGCTGCATAGGGTTCCTCTCCGCGTCGGCAACGTCCTGGAGCTTGTGGGACCCTCGCCCTCCGCCAAAACCCAAATTCTCATTAACGCCGCTATCACTTCCGTTCTCCCCAAACCCTACGGAGGCCTCGACCACTTGGTCCTCTTTCTCGACCTCGATTGCCGCTTCGACATCACGCGCTTCTCCCAATTGCTCATTCATCGCATCACGCAACACGGAACAGATTCTTATGATCAGGCCTTGTACCATCTCTGCATGGCCCGTTTTTTGTATGTCCGTTGTTACGATAGCTTTGAGTTTCTTCACACTCTCAGG ACATTGCATTGTCGCTTAGAGAAGGAGAAAGAAGTTCAAGGAGTTGGTGTTCACGTGCTCATGATTGATAG CATCGGAGCTTTTCATTGGATGGATCGTGCATCAATGTTCTTGTCTCAAAGAGAAACCAGCAA AAAAAAACTTTTCCTTCAGACTGTGTCAGAAGCTGTAGTAcagaatattaaaaaacttcTTCAGGTGCACCCTATGCTTATTATGGCCACAAAGTCAGTGATTTTTGGGAATAGATATTCTACAGCTTCAAATGAGGTCAAAGG tCTTAAGATTTCTAATTTGATACTGCTTCTTCAACTGTCTCAGTCCTTTGTTACACACAGAATACTTGTCCACTCTTCAG ATGAGCATCCTGGTACAACCAATCATCAAAACTCCTCAGCCTACTTGTTGGAATGGTTATTGCCAAAATTGAGTTTTCCAGACAGGATTGTAGTGAAAGAT GCTGGTGTCTTTGTCCAATCATAA
- the LOC108338878 gene encoding uncharacterized protein LOC108338878 has translation MNIMSTHQCSWPLRIQDHPDKTSINKAPFCRGLDLLNVGYHAQKYGHSARKCRPIFSSSGSNNMDASDSDEIDKNKPQNGEMEGVNSEILRENLEKIVGRDDSTFSGFDLATLIRNKYGRSYDVQLIKKEFMGRNLLAMNVMWKYMEQRSFPLTEEEYILRLDDVANTLKCWGAVSHIRNSLEKSKERPRIGKAVSIFIDMDESGARANEWIYK, from the exons ATGAACATTATGTCCACCCACCAGTGTTCTTGGCCCCTTAGAATTCAAGATCATCCTGACAAAACAAGCATTAATAAGGCTCCATTTTGTAGAGGATTGGACTTGCTTAATGTTGGATACCACGCTCAAAAATATGGTCACAGTGCCAGAAAATGCAGACCCATTTTTTCCAGTTCAGGAAGCAACAATATGGATGCCTCTGATTCAGATGAAATTGATAAGAACAAACCCCAGAACGGTGAAATGGAAGGA GTGAACAGTGAAATTCTTAGAGAGAACCTCGAGAAAATAGTTGGAAGAGATGATTCCACTTTTAGTGGATTTGACCTTGCTACTCTCATTAGGAACAAATATGGGAGGTCTTATGATGTTCAGTTGATAAAGAAG GAATTCATGGGAAGAAATCTCCTTGCAATGAATGTAATGTGGAAGTACATGGAGCAG agatctttcccATTGACTGAAGAAGAGTATATTTTGAGGCTTGACGATGTTGCAAATACCTTGAAATGTTGGGGAGCTGTCTCACATATTCGGAACAGCCTAGAAAAGTCAAAGGAACGACCTCGAATAGGGAAG GCAGTAAGCATTTTTATAGATATGGATGAGTCAGGTGCTCGTGCCAACGAGTGGATCTACAAATAG